From Kaistella polysaccharea:
TTCTAATTCAAAAACTCCTTATTTTTCTTCATCAAAATAAAGACGGTAATATTTTCCTTTTTCGTCACTTCCCTGCTCGATCATTTTACGGTCGCCATGAACATAAATATGGAAATTTTTATCCAATTTAATAACGCTTTTAAAACCCCGACTTTGTTTTTTCACAGCAGCTTCATTAATGGCAAAATCTTCTGAAATAGAAACCTGCATTTCCTGCTCATAATCCGACTTGTAATTACCGAAACTTTCGATCACATTTTCGTCTTGCAAAACTTCTTTGGTAAATTCGTCGTAATCAAACTTCTCTTTTTCTTTGAAGAAATTGATGGATTTGTTTAAAAAATCGGCTTGGTCAGCTTTTGTAGTTTCGAATTCCTGCGGAAGCTGCTTTGTAATAAATTCTTTATAAACCGAAAGTGTTTCCTGCGTATGGAAATATTCGTCGTCGCGTTGTTTTACTTCCAAAAAATCTTCAAACCAGTAAAACTGATCGCCATTCTTATTGTTATCGATCACCGAAACTGCATAGCCAGATTCTTTGAAGTTGTTATAAATAATGCAACCTTTATCCAGTTTAGCGAGTCCGATTCCGTAATCTTTTTCAATTTCAAAAGTTTCGCCTTGCGGAAAAATTTTCAGGAAAGGATTTTTGTTTTCAGTTTTAAAAATACCGATAGAATCTATTTTTACGCCGTCTTTTTCTTCGCCTTCAAAATAAGCGATGAACAATTCACCAGCTTGAACCCGCGGATTTTCGGTAATACCATAAAGATGTTCGGCAATATTTTCAGATTCATAAATAAACTTACTTTGATCTTCAA
This genomic window contains:
- a CDS encoding nucleoid-associated protein, with translation MLTKLIIHKVGNKINQESLILSQAEYPLEEAMTEMLEDFFLKSFKSEEQFQFYSDTYLVNNPVFSSVSEIFEDQSKFIYESENIAEHLYGITENPRVQAGELFIAYFEGEEKDGVKIDSIGIFKTENKNPFLKIFPQGETFEIEKDYGIGLAKLDKGCIIYNNFKESGYAVSVIDNNKNGDQFYWFEDFLEVKQRDDEYFHTQETLSVYKEFITKQLPQEFETTKADQADFLNKSINFFKEKEKFDYDEFTKEVLQDENVIESFGNYKSDYEQEMQVSISEDFAINEAAVKKQSRGFKSVIKLDKNFHIYVHGDRKMIEQGSDEKGKYYRLYFDEEK